ACCTGTCCTTCTGAAAATAGCAGACTGACTCTGCAAAAGCCCGATCAGCCGAATGCAATCTTCCGCTGAAATGGCCGCCTGACTTCTGACTTTTTTGGCCGTTCGGGCATCGTTTTGAAAATAAAACGATTGTCTGCTTTTGCCGCAGCAGGAACCGATGATCCGCTTGGAATAGGATGTTGGATCGATCATCCTTGGCGTGGCGGTTTGTACATAGGCGAATCCGTTTTTCTCTTCGATGCAGATAGAAGTGATCTGATCTATGGAGCGAATCACTCCTTCCGCCGCCAGAAAGCCAATCACCATATCCTGCAAATCGTCCGGCGTGCAGACAATCGTTGCAAACTCCTGATAGTTGACCATGACCGTCAGGGCGTATTCGTTCGCAATCTCATCCCGATCCTGCAAAAACTGTCCGTTTTCATACCGGATGATAGGCCTTGTCACCGTAACGTCTGGACGCATCCGTTCATGACTCCCCGGCAAAATGGTCAAGATTGCGGTCTTTCATACAGTTTTCACAGACATGCAAAATATCATATCGGCTCCCCGCTTCCAACTCCATTTCCGTCACATCTTCAACTGCGCCACACACCTCACAAACGCGCGCCATTTCACGTCCTCCTATCCTGTGGTATATTTCCGACTATTGAATCTCATTCATCCGGTAGCCGCTGTCCGCTAATGCCTGTTGAAAGTCTATGAAGGAAGCCGAGTGCTCATCATACGAAAAAACGGCCTCCCCTCTTGCGAGATTCACTTCCACATGGCGAACGCCCCATACCTCGTGCAGCGCCCGGCTGACTTTGTTCGCATCTGACTGGTCTATCATCCCCTCGACAGCCACTTTCCTGGTTTCCATCCGCCACACCCCGTTCTTCATTTGTTCTGCCATTTCCGTTATCGTTCATCTGTCCGGTTCGGACTCTGCCTGATACTACATCCGATTAATGGACCGAGGAACGGTTGCCGTTGATTCCTTCCCCCATACCTCGTAAAAACTGCAACATCATGTTGATCGAAGCGTTCACGTCAGGATCTCGCAACATTTTACCCATGTTCCATAAACCGATCGGTTTGGTCTCTGCCGCATGCGTCCCTGATTGTTCCAGTCCGCGCGCCACCCCGTTCAGCATCGTTTGCAGTTGGGCCGGATCCAGTTTACCGAGAAATTGAGCGAGACCGATCAAATTTTTCAGCCCGTGATGAATTCCAGGCTGATTCAATTGGGTAAACGCGATAGCGCCGATTTGCTGCCGATTTTTCAGAATTCCCTGCAAAATGTTAAGCACTCCTGACGCATGCAGTTCCTTTAAAATATCGAGTGTCATCAGCAACGTGTCGCGGCTTTCCGCCACCGCTTCCAAAATTTGGCCGATGGCCTGCACCTGTTCCTGTTCCGGATTGGGCAGTTGTTTCTCAATGTGCGTAATCGCTCGCGCCATGTTCGGCACCTCCCTCGATCAAATCCGGTATCGGTACAAAATCGGATCGCTTCCATTTTTCCTCAACTCGTACCCCGATCTGCGGCACCCGCTTGCCGAATCGGTGGTTCTCACGGGGGAGCGGAGATTCTCCTTCCGATTCCAAAATTTCCATTTTAACGCC
The sequence above is a segment of the Effusibacillus dendaii genome. Coding sequences within it:
- the fdhD gene encoding formate dehydrogenase accessory sulfurtransferase FdhD, which gives rise to MRPDVTVTRPIIRYENGQFLQDRDEIANEYALTVMVNYQEFATIVCTPDDLQDMVIGFLAAEGVIRSIDQITSICIEEKNGFAYVQTATPRMIDPTSYSKRIIGSCCGKSRQSFYFQNDARTAKKVRSQAAISAEDCIRLIGLLQSQSAIFRRTGGVHNAALCGPDGILISRTDIGRHNAIDKIYGHILQNRIPLDDTMLAFSGRISSEVLLKIAKIGVAILLSKAAPTETALDLAEELNITTVGFIRGGRFNIYTHPERITCSEAVLL
- a CDS encoding heavy-metal-associated domain-containing protein — protein: METRKVAVEGMIDQSDANKVSRALHEVWGVRHVEVNLARGEAVFSYDEHSASFIDFQQALADSGYRMNEIQ
- a CDS encoding DUF1641 domain-containing protein; this translates as MARAITHIEKQLPNPEQEQVQAIGQILEAVAESRDTLLMTLDILKELHASGVLNILQGILKNRQQIGAIAFTQLNQPGIHHGLKNLIGLAQFLGKLDPAQLQTMLNGVARGLEQSGTHAAETKPIGLWNMGKMLRDPDVNASINMMLQFLRGMGEGINGNRSSVH